From Triticum urartu cultivar G1812 chromosome 2, Tu2.1, whole genome shotgun sequence, a single genomic window includes:
- the LOC125540898 gene encoding peroxidase 21-like — MGLSSSLVPMASALLLLCCFTAWNAAAAAASGGDGGGLRLNFYSESCPRAEEIVKEQVRRLYEEHGNTAVSWLRALFHDCTVKSCDASLLLETDAATGLVSEQASPRSFGMRNFKYVGAIKSALERECPGTVSCADVLALAARDGAAMLGGPAAIPMRTGRRDATESRYGEVERYVPNHNDTVSAVLSRFAAMGLDAEAVVALLGAHSVGRVHCNNLVARLYPAVDGGMEPAYGAYLRGRCPTADAREDTRDVAYARNDRATPMVLDNMYHKNLLKGRGLLLVDQRLASDPRTAPFVKKMAADNGYFRETFAAALVRMSENGPLTGGQGEVRKDCRFVNAK, encoded by the exons ATGGGTCTGAGCTCAAGCCTAGTGCCAATGGCATCTGCACTGCTCCTCTTGTGCTGCTTCACTGCCT GGAATGCTGCCGCCGCTGCTGCGAGTGGTGGCGATGGCGGTGGTCTGAGGCTCAACTTCTACTCCGAGAGCTGCCCGAGGGCGGAGGAGATCGTCAAGGAGCAGGTGAGGAGGCTGTACGAGGAGCACGGCAACACGGCCGTGTCGTGGCTCCGGGCCCTCTTCCACGACTGCACCGTCAAGTCCTGCGACGCCTCGCTGCTCCTGGAGACCGACGCCGCCACGGGCCTCGTCTCCGAGCAGGCCTCCCCGAGGAGCTTCGGCATGCGCAACTTCAAGTACGTGGGCGCCATCAAGTCCGCCCTGGAGCGCGAATGCCCGGGGACAGTGTCGTGCGCCGACGTGCTCGCGCTGGCCGCCAGGGACGGCGCGGCCATGctgggcgggccggcggcgatcCCGATGCGGACGGGGCGGCGGGACGCCACGGAGAGCCGGTACGGCGAGGTGGAGCGGTACGTCCCGAACCACAACGACACGGTGTCGGCGGTGCTGTCCCGGTTCGCGGCCATGGGGCTGGACGCGGAGGCCGTTGTGGCGCTGCTGGGCGCGCACTCGGTGGGCCGCGTCCACTGCAACAACCTGGTGGCGCGGCTGTACCCGGCGGTGGACGGCGGCATGGAGCCGGCGTACGGCGCGTACCTGCGGGGCCGGTGCCCGACGGCGGACGCGAGGGAGGACACCCGCGACGTGGCGTACGCGCGCAACGACCGCGCCACGCCCATGGTGCTCGACAACATGTACCACAAGAACCTGCTGAAAGGCCGGGGCCTCCTGCTCGTGGACCAGCGGCTCGCCTCCGACCCGCGCACCGCACCGTTCGTGAAGAAGATGGCGGCCGATAACGGGTACTTTCGTGAGACGTTCGCGGCGGCGCTGGTGAGGATGTCGGAGAACGGGCCGCTCACCGGCGGGCAGGGGGAGGTCAGGAAGGACTGCAGGTTCGTCAACGCTAAGTAA